The window TATGacgagaaacataaaaaaattacagttatcCCTGGCTGATGCATCTGTGCTGATTATCGTTGACTCTGACACAAACTGTAGAGTTCTTTTCAAGCCTTTATACATATAAAGTTGTTTTGATCCAAAAGTGTACTTGATTAACAATAATCAAGTGTTAGCTGGGGCaagattaattttatgattgcTTTAGTTTTACATTAATTAACAGATTAATAAGAGCTAGTTAtcgtgtttctttctttttccataaaTCTTGCCTTCCAATGCTCTGACCTTGCAAAGACACtgttaatgaatttaatttgtattatgCGGGGAATCTGTTTGAAACCAAGAAGACCAAATCTTGTAGAATGTATTTGTGTTTGAGgaagtttttattgttttagttaaaaaaagaagtatagttttataaattgttgtttttttaaagtattttttatttaaaaatatatgaaaataatttttttttatttttttaaaaattatttttgatattagtatattaaaataatatgaaaatattaaaaatatatcaatttaaagtaaagaaaaaaaataaatttaaatttttttaaaagcacttttaaaatacaaaaaagatatgaaattcagtttaaaaatatataaaaactgtatttcaatctcaattttttaataaatcttgtAGTATAAAATAGAGTTTGGTTTATTACCCAACatcttattatatttgtttcaccataaatataaaaaaaaccagtgAAAAATAAATGTAGCCTAAGGCTTAAAAATCCCAATCCTTAATTTGGCTCATGGAACATGGCAACAACATCTGAAAATTTCCTTTGAAAAGTTTGCAATAACGATGTCTGCCGAAGTCGAGGCATCTTGAGTTTCAAGTCTCGACCTTTGGGATGGATGCCTGTAGTCTAAATTGTCCATGATGATAAACCTTCTATCCTCCATGCTAAACCTCCACAAATAACTTGACAATCGACGCCTTTTCCTTGGCAAAGAATCCCAGTTGCTTACTGTAAAGCAACAACCTCATCGCGCAGGAATAAGATGTGACATGCAAGAGTGTAACTTAATCACTAGTTTGGGTAGTTTGGGCGCTATAAATTCTAGAATTATTAGAGACTCtgattattaatttcagaatcaattaaaatacatataagtTGATGGAACAcccattattattaaaaaaatgaaaaagataaaaaaagatgtgacatgtccaagaaaaaaacagtAGTAGCAGATAACACCACACCATCTGATAACCGAGCAGAAAATGAATTCCATGACTCCTAGAACTCACTGTTCTATTGAATCATCAAACAAACATCTCAGAAGATCAGTTAATCAACCGTAtaccatttcaaaaaatttggaATGCCTAAAATAACAGATTCTATTATAACTTAATACTTGTATTCATAAGAGTACAACACCACTTTGCAAAAGACCCTTGACATATAACTAGAGTTACGAGGATAACTGCCATAAATACATCCCCACCTCACGACAAGACTCTGTAGGAAAGAGAAATGCGGTGTGTCTCACTTGCATGATAACCTACTTTATGGCTGTTATCTAATCATTATTTTCCCAcagcagataaaaaaaaaattgagtataCATACAGCTAAGGAACACTACATGACGTTTCCATGTTCATCCATTGATTCGCAGATTTCTTCATCTATTTAATTGTTATGTAGCGATTAGTTCCATGCTTGGCCCAATGATCCTTGAGATCAACTGGACTTGACAGATCCTGGCCTTCAGCTGCAAGTCGGCTAAGCAGTTTGCTAAAAGCACTCCCACTCATTTTTCGCCCACCAACACGAGCATGCCGCTTGTTGGGCACTGCAGGCAGAGGATACATTGACAAGGCAGTTGTGCAGCATGAAGACTGCCATCCACCATTTCCCCATTTATAGCACTGCCTAAAGAATCCAGTGCAGGAGCACACTGGTGCTGGCATGGTTGTTTCATCAAAAGCAACCTGGTTCAACCCCAGGTCTTGACCCTTCCAATCAGACTTGGATGCTGCCAGCTGTTTGTTTAGACCATCACCTCCACCATTCATATCCTCCCCATTCTTCCACTCATTTGACTTTCCAAACATGTTGTTCAAGTCCTCGCTCTCCCTCTTAACCTTCATTGGTGATTTTGAGGTCTTTTTATTAGATGGGGTTGACTTAGTATCCTTTGGTCGTTTACCCCGACATGGCTTTGCAGACTCAGAAGCAACCGGTGATATTGGCACAGCATCACTTGTCTGCATTTCCCTAGTACCATATGCACCTTCATTCATGTGTGGCAGATGAATATGCTGCTGCTGGTGATGCATGTGCTTCACCCCACGCGAGTTATGGTATCCTGGTGGACTAGATGACGTGTTAGCACTTGCAAAGGAGTTCTCTCGATATTGCAGAGTTGCAATAGCATTGTCTCGCTCCAGTAGGGCATTATTTCGCTCAGCAATTGCTGAGTCTCGCTGCAGGAATGCCACGTCTCTCTCTGCAATAGCTGCCTTCTTTTCTGAAAGGGCCATATTTCTCTCATGAATGGCAGCATCTCTTTCAGCCATGATGGCCATGATCTGTTTCATGGATGGCTGTGGTTGCATCAGCCACTGCAATGACAGCAGAAAGAATAACAATAGTAAGAACTGGCAATTGTATGGAAATATCAGAAACTACATACTCTACGATTGAATTCAACCAATgttatcatttagtttttaattgtcATTGTCAGCAGAAAGTTGCTTTAAGATACCTGGCCCTGAGCTGTTTTATATTGATCTGCTTTGTGCCTGCCATTTTCACGATGAACACCATCATCCATGTCAGCTCCACAGGTGGCAATAATTGcagataacaaataaaaacccAAGTGTACATGCAGTGCTCAGTCAATTGAGCATTGAACACTTATCCAGGCTACAAATCCTGTATCTCGAAGGAGGAAAAATAATTGAGACTGTTTATACGGCATATTGCATGAAAAAAGAATGGGGCAAGACAGTTCTTATGCTAATATCGAGAATAAGAAGGAAAGTGCCACAATTACCATCTGAAATTCAAATCACAAGTAAAAACTCTTTCCCTTACAAAAGCTTCCTGCATAAGA is drawn from Populus nigra chromosome 5, ddPopNigr1.1, whole genome shotgun sequence and contains these coding sequences:
- the LOC133695191 gene encoding protein BASIC PENTACYSTEINE6-like isoform X2, which translates into the protein MQPQPSMKQIMAIMAERDAAIHERNMALSEKKAAIAERDVAFLQRDSAIAERNNALLERDNAIATLQYRENSFASANTSSSPPGYHNSRGVKHMHHQQQHIHLPHMNEGAYGTREMQTSDAVPISPVASESAKPCRGKRPKDTKSTPSNKKTSKSPMKVKRESEDLNNMFGKSNEWKNGEDMNGGGDGLNKQLAASKSDWKGQDLGLNQVAFDETTMPAPVCSCTGFFRQCYKWGNGGWQSSCCTTALSMYPLPAVPNKRHARVGGRKMSGSAFSKLLSRLAAEGQDLSSPVDLKDHWAKHGTNRYITIK
- the LOC133695191 gene encoding protein BASIC PENTACYSTEINE6-like isoform X1; the encoded protein is MDDGVHRENGRHKADQYKTAQGQWLMQPQPSMKQIMAIMAERDAAIHERNMALSEKKAAIAERDVAFLQRDSAIAERNNALLERDNAIATLQYRENSFASANTSSSPPGYHNSRGVKHMHHQQQHIHLPHMNEGAYGTREMQTSDAVPISPVASESAKPCRGKRPKDTKSTPSNKKTSKSPMKVKRESEDLNNMFGKSNEWKNGEDMNGGGDGLNKQLAASKSDWKGQDLGLNQVAFDETTMPAPVCSCTGFFRQCYKWGNGGWQSSCCTTALSMYPLPAVPNKRHARVGGRKMSGSAFSKLLSRLAAEGQDLSSPVDLKDHWAKHGTNRYITIK